From the genome of Magnolia sinica isolate HGM2019 chromosome 12, MsV1, whole genome shotgun sequence:
TCAATCCCCATTTGATTTTTTGTATGACAACCTTACAACATTAAAGTCGCCTACCAAGGACCACAGCAATTCCATTTCATGTATCCAGCTCGTCCCAAAAGAGAGACCTATTTCTCGTGGTCGACGACCCATAGACAGATGTGAACACCCAATGATAGCCCGAAGCCACTTCACGAAATAGCACTGAAATCGAATAGTTCCCAATCCAACTGTCCTCTTTTGACCAGATATTCATATCCCAAATAATGATAATTCCACCTGCTGCACCTTCTGCATCAAGGGCCACCCATTCTTTAGATTTATCACTCCATAAAGAATTAATTAGCCGCTGATCAATTGACTGCATTTTGGTCTCCTGAAAGGCCACAATATGCGCTTGGTACTTCTTACACAAGTCCCTTATTTGCCCTCTCTTCTATGGGCAGCCCAAACCTCTCACATTCCAACACAATCTTCATTGAGCACTTGTTCTTTCCTCATCTGCCCATGCTGCCAGCCTGGGAGAAAACCGAATAATTTCGTGTGCTGAATCCCTGACCTGACTGCCTGCCTCTGATTAGACTCATCTTCCAAACTACGACCACTGTTATCTTGAGGATTTAGTTTCCTCCCTTTTGATTCCTCAAACTCAAACAATTCCACAATCTTCCGGCCTATCCCCAAATGATACTCCCACCAGTTGAGCTACCTGTAGAGTTACGACTTTTACCTGCCTCATTCCCTGGGCAATTGATACCCTGCTACTATGATTCTGTGACTCATTACTTGATTCTGATCTTGCAATCTGATCTGCCGCCATACCTCGCATCACCGGAATCCTTTGGTTCTGAATGGCAAGTGGAACCATTTCTGGAACTTCCTCGCCATCACAGCTGATATTCTGAGAGTCACCATCAGCCACTATTGATGACAACTGATGAGCTTCTTCTGACACCACTGCAGGGTAAAGGATTGGTGTCAAGCTGTTTTCCGGATCCATTCTACTTTCTAGGGCTCTTGGAGCAAATTCAACCAACTTCCCTTCTACTCCCGTGTGCAGCCCTGTTTGCGAGAAACCAGATTTGGCGTATGCAGAAGAGGAGCACTATTATCTTGCTCGGGTTCAACAATGCTGTCCGATCGACTTCAAATCTGGAATTTCTCCTAGATGAGCTTTCTCTGTTCTCTTCTCCCGTTACATGCACTGTAGCTATGGTACTGCCCACCATAGAAATGGCCCAAACCTCAGTAATGGGGCCAAATGCAGGTGGTTTTTAACCCAAAATATACATTGTAAGTATGATCCCTAGTGGGTGGTGGACATCTAATGGATACAAAAAACTAAAAACTGAACAAGTAgtaaacagtccaaattcaacaaacaatgcTCATTACtgagatggttgaaaatccatatCTTCGGTAAGTGAAAATCTCAAGGGGCATCTTATTTTGTAGCATGAAAcaaatggttgaaaatccatatttttacAGAGTACATCTCTCCTGTCCTTTCTCTTTCTATCAATTTCACTGTTATACTCTCCCATTCTCCTCTCTTTCTATAAACCTCACTGTTTAACTATTAGTTTAACCAACGATGCTTGGTTTATATGAGGGAATTTCCCATTTGAGGGATTAAACAATGCTTAAGCCAAAAGGTTGTACTTGTACTGTACGGTTCGGGTTCTGACTGTCAATGATATCATTCTAGCAATTGATATTATGGACCTTGCTGTCAATGACCCATGCATCAAAAAGCCCTGGGATGTTGTAGATGTTTGATATTTGGCCTTTTCTTGGTTGAGTGTGAACCATTGCTGTACATTTTCTCTTAGCCGTCTAGTTTTTGACCACCAATTGAAGGGTTAAGGTCTTCCAATCTGGGGAACTTTTGGTGAATGggccatccacaatggggcccataacAACAACTTTTTGACTTGGTGAAACATGGGCCCCCTTACCCCACCTGTtcaattgaaaacccaaacagtaCCGTGCAACGATTCTACCTGAACATTATAATACCTCTTTTGCTGGTCCCTTGGTTGATTTGTTGTGACGTTTTCATTTCTCTTAAAATTTGTCACCTTTCACACACAAAGTGATAGTAGTAGTAGTAATAGGAGTAGTAGTAacaataataattataaaatgaATGTGATTAACAAGGATATGATccttttttcttccttctcttttttgaAATGGACAAGGAAATAAGAGTGCCATCcaataaaaacaaaagaagacaAGGAATGAGGCTGGTGTGTTGGGTACCTGAATAAATCAATTTCCTGCAAGGAATCAACATTTTATAAAAAATgcgaaaaaaaaatacaagaaaattTTACAGCTGGGACATATGAATCGTAATTAAGCTATGTCTGACTGCAAAAATTACACATTCATTGACCTTTTGATTTACTTCAACTATGAAACTTGTGGCTACAAATGGAAGATACAAATCTCTTATTTCCTGTAGTCTTAAGAAGAAGCACCGACGGAGCGAAGCATCTCCTCTGAGACATTTCCTAGGAGTTACGTAGAGCCCTGCTTCGATTTTCAGTGTTGAATATTAGATTCTCTGCACAAGCTTGACTGAGGTTAATAGAATTGGGACCTCTGCCACAGCTAGTAGTGTTTGTTATAGTCTGGTCCATGTAAAAGCAAGTACGACTTGCTCTCATAGCCATGGTAGCCTCCAGATTCCATCCACAGCTTAAAGCGATGATCATCTTCATTGAGTGGAACAAGCATGACTTGTTCCCCTAGTGATGGCAGCCTTCGGATTCTATCCAGCTTAAAGCAAAAACCATCCTCATTGAGTGTTGAAGACTTGGATAATATACGTTCCTAGTTTACTGTTTAGGTGTACCACAAATCATTTCACTTGTGCTTCCTAATCCCATTTAATGCCCTTCGTGGTTGAGGCGGGACACCGAGAGTGGAAACTGCATTAGCATTTTCCACTTTTTCTGCACCAAAACATGGCTGATATGAGTTTGAGAGAAGGGTCCTGTTCTTATCTCAACCACCATTCAGCGTGTCCTATCATCCTTGGAAATCGCCACTACTTATATACTGTAAGTCTCAACCATCTAAGAGAACTCGGAACTTCACCCGCTTTTTTATGCTGCCCCACCTATCGTAGCCTATCCCAATCTTACTATGCATCAGTTTGATGGCCAAGTCGGCATTACCTGCCTTCCTCAATGCGTTGATCATAACCGTCCGAACCCTTCCAGGTATCTCTCTACCTCTATCAACAACACCATCCGCCAATTTGCAAGCCTGCTCGATCCTGCCTGCCTTACACAAGACATTGATCATATCTTCAAAAGCTGTTTCGGGTATAACACCCATTGGTGCCAGATCATCCAATATCTTGCAAGCCCTCGCGACCTTGCCAGAAAGGCAAAGCCCTGTCGAGAGAGCTCTGAAAGAAGCCGGCGTGGGAGTGATGCCCTTATCAATCATTGCCTCCCATAACTTCAGGGCCTCTTCATTCTTATGTTTTTTGAACAGCCCATTGATGAGAATGGTATACGTATAAACTGTTTGATCACAACCTTCATCTTCCATCCTCTTAAAGAGTGCCAATGCCTTCTCCATGTTTCCAGCTTTAGCAAAAGCATCAATAAGCGCATTGTAGCAATATGAATCCCGCACACATCCCTTCTCTAATATCCCTTCAAAAACCTTCTCTGCTTCATGCACCATCCCGCTCTTTCCAAGCCCATCAATAAGGCTAGAATAAAACACAGCATTTATAGGGACACCCTTCTCTCTACAGAGTTTGTAACACTCCATAGCCTTCTCCAAGTTCCCAGCCTTACACAAACCATTAACAACAACACTATAGGTCACCTCATCTGGCTCGAGTCCTTCCTCCTCCATCCGCTCGAAGAGCTTCATCGCCTCCTCCTCTTTCCCAATCTTTGCAAATGAATCAATCAGAGCCGTGTAAATTGCCACATTGGGTTTACAACCCTGCCTAATCATACTCTGAAAAACTGCCAACCCTTCAGTCGGGTTTCCTTCTCTACAGAGCCCTGAGATCACCAAACTGTATGCATGAGGTGGGATCTCTATCCCCTTCTCTTCCATTTCATGATAGAGGCCCAAACAAACATCCAACCCGCCATCCGAATAGCATGACTGCATCAAAGTCAAATACGTTATCTTATCCGGAAGGATGTCCTTCACCTCCATCTCCTGAAACCTCTCCATCGCCTTTTGGGTTTTCCCCGCTTTCCAATACCCTTTAATCAGTATATTATAAGTCACAACATCCGGGCGGATCTTCCCGCCTTCCATGGTCTCAAAAACCCGCTCCGCCGATTCTAGAAAATTTGAATtcaccaaaccatccatcaagaaATTGTAAGTGAAAATGCCAGGCTCAATTCCACTCTCCTTCATCCAACGCCACACCCACAACAGTTCCTCGATCATGCCTGAAACGCCCAAGCTCCGTATCAGAGAATTTGACGCGTGTGCAGTCATTGCAAATTCCTTAACCTTAATTTCAGCGATCAACTGTCGGATCGTATCTAATTCTCCGCCAGCGGATGATAAGATATCAATGAGCGAAACGTAGGAGTCGAGCTTGTGATCGTAATTCCTCTGCTTCTCGGCCCAACGGAAGAATTGAAAGGCGGTTTTAGGGGTTTTGGATAGGTTGGGGGAATCGAGGAGGTGCGCCACGAAATTGGGAGATAATCGGATGAGGAATTTGCGGCAGAAGGCATCGAGATCGGATTCGACGGCGGGGGATTcttggaggaggtgggccacgcGATCGAGCCATGGGGAGGGTTggagatttttagggttttggacGGCGAGATCGGAGACGTCGACGAAGGGTTCCATCCATTCAGGAGGAGGGAGGGAAGTGGAGAAGAGCTTAGGAAGATCGAGCCGGGAAGTGGAGACCGTTGGATTGAAggagatggacggttgagatgatggAGGTGGGTTGGAGGGATGAAAGAGAGGGGAAGGGTTTTGAAGAGAGGGGAAGGGTTTTGGAGGAGAGAAGAAGGGAAATCTGGGGGATTTTCTCATGGCCTGCTCACCAGTTACAATGTTCGATTCACATTAATTCGACGGTCTGGATGGAATTAGCTTGTCCCAGCAGCTGGATCAACGGTGAAGAAGAAGAGACCCGTCATGGATGCTACTGAGTTGcagggagaagaagagaggagtttagggacgcggattagctactgaactcgacagtagcagtctggctactgaagtgaggtcaccacgttctgtgagccccaccatgatgtatgtgttgtatccacaccgtccatccattttctaagatcattttaagggatgatccaaataattatgaatatataagctaagtggaccccacaacagaaaacagtggggattgaatgcctaccattaaaaacttctttggtcaACAgaaattttcgatcaagctaatatttatgttttcccttattgtatgtctgtattaacttataaacaggtcagatctcaaataaacatcatggtggatcctaggaaggtttcaacggtgggcttcACTATCCTactgttttctgcggtggggtccacttgaactttggatctttctcattctttggctcatgccttaaaatgatatgtccaaatggatggatggtgtggatacaacacatatattatggtgggcccaaagaacgaggtgacgtcacttcagtagttaATCTGCGTCAGATTGCCTACTGAATCCTGATGCTGTCAATAACCAGCatctactggacggtgctctgtgggccctaccatgatgtatgtattttatcatcttagggaatgagaaaaaaaaaatagagttatATCCAATTCTcgtgtgaaccacaccacaagaaagagtgctgatcaaacgcccaccgttaaaaacttcttggatacaacaaaagttttggatgaagttgatattttagttttaccttcattcaggtcattgtgaactaatcaacaggttggatggaaaataaaaatttcagtagaacctaagaagtttttaatggtgggcgttcaatcacccaTGTTTTCttctggtgtagtccacttgagatttttatctatctcattttttgtataattacatttaataatattaaaaaatagatggacggattggataaaacacgtatatcatggtgggacccacagagcactgtccctTAGCCAACTCGCTACTGGCAGCGTCTGTAGGCCCATTTTGCATTCGGCCTGCAGCCATTACAAGCTAGGGGTTGGAGGATCATGTGACGGAGATTGCATTGCTAACCTCACTTCGAGATTGAGAATGACATGTTTGaaagaaaatgagattagaattaattttataggctttgaaAAATGAGCCTCATGTTAGAAAGTGTGAGATGGAATTTTCAAATCCCATGGAAGATGAATTTTTCTTTTAGCCAggtgtaatttgaaaggaaaccTGGGATTTAATTTTAATTGCATACTTTGCAAACATGGCATTGGAAAATATAGGATACACCCCATTCAGGGATAATACCTTACACATACATTTACTGATACTTTTataattccatccaccttaatcccacctgaTGCAGTTttccattgggatgaactgaaaacacaaaaatattagcttaattcaaaacttatgtagccctaggaatgtttcaagggtggttgttcaatcttcagtgtttcccatagtgtggtccacttgaattttggattgagtTATTTTTGGGagcatgtcttaacatgatctagaaaaatggatgaacagagtggatttctcgcaacaatcacggtggggccacctaGCTTCCCTCACAGGAAGTTGTTGGAAAGGCTTTTACAGGCCATCCGTGTCAGATTGCAGTCCATGTAAAATGGGTTAGGGCTTGCATAAGAGGATTTATAGTATATAATAAACCAGGTTTGGGTCAGGCCAGCAAAGAACAATCGACGCCATGATGGGCTGGAGCCCAGCAACCCATGTCAAGACCTCTTTTTGCAAGATTTTGGCCATTCATCACACATGCATGATATTGATAAAAATACGATTGCaatctaataaaagaaaaaggcTAATGGCCTTTTAGACACAGCCAAACCTACCTTGATTAGTAAAAGGATATAAATTTTAGAATCAAGCCCAGCATTTAAGAACAAGCCCAAAAGCCAGATGTGCCAGGTTGGTCCTCAATCCGCTTTCTAATTAGTCATTCTTGTTTTGCTTGGTTGGTAATAAATAAATATTCCTTATATCAGAAAAAAGGCCGGGGTCCACACAGCTCCATCTCATAATACCATTTCCCCCCATGGgttatttaaaattcaaatagatTTTGTTAAAATCCTGATAAATTTTACGAAAAATCGAATGCTGTTGTCGCGATAATTTCAAAATCTCGTTGATGGTAGGCGCGGTAATCCAGAAATGAATcttataaatatatttatttcttATCACATGCAAGCAAAAGGTCCCATGGTCTAGTGGTCAGGACATTGGACTCTGAATCCAGTAACCCGAGTTCAAATCTCGGTGGGACCTtaaatcatatatattttttcccctttttgtaAACACCTCAcatttatgtagggcccacctttttttttttccttatgtcatcctaaccattcacaaAGTGCTCCCCACCCATATGAACGGGGGGCTCGGATTCTCAcatttatgtggggcctaccgttttTTCTTAtgtcatcctagccattcacgaAGTGCTCCCCACCCATATGAACGAGAGTctcattttagggattcaaaatctcaagtggaccacaccacggtaaacagtggggattgaattcctaccgttgaaaacttcttgtgggccccagaagttttggatctagctgatttttatgttgtcccttcatccaggtccatgtgaccgtatgaacagattagatggcaaataaacattgctgtgggccttaggaagatttcaacggtgggcgttaaatcctcccttctttctgtggcgtggtccacttctGCTTTGGTCCTCTAAAATCCGCTCATAACatgaatggatggaatgcatgagtgtataaaacatatattatggtggggcccacagagctttctaGTACTGATCAGTGCTAAGGTTAGTACCGAAGGGTTCACTACGGAATCCGAGTCCATGAATGGGGCCCCCAAAATTATTTTAGAGGTTTAAagtatgattttaaatggtgtggccgacCAGACCGTGTTTTTCCTTATGTCATCAAATCCATTCACAAAATTCTCCCCACCCGTATGAATGGGCACCTCCAAAattattttagaggttttaggtatgatttttaacggtgtggtccaccggacATGATGGTTGGATTCAACATCATGTAGGCATCAATGTGGGTTCGACACATCTCAATCTACCTTAACCAAGTGTATTTGATGTTTGGACATTGTTTTCTGCACTAGGTGCGCGGGTGTGTGAGAATTGAACTTTCGGttttaattcaaaccaaacaataatGACTTCAAGCGCAAATATAAGCAGACATGTAGTGTATTACTGAGATCTAACGAGATCGATCGCCTATTTAGCCATTTGCTCAGTGTGTAAAATTGGATTAGGCGATATTCGGAGGATGAAGTTTGTACTCTGATGATGGATTACGCCTTTGCCTTCTTTataaaaagacttttcaatatagACAAAATGGAATGGAAAAGAGATTCTTATAGTCGGTCATGAAGAGCAGTTGCGGAACACTTTTGATTGAAGAACTGAGTTTAGCATGCGGGCGtaaactcaaattacagctagAAATTATTAGTTACTCAGTTACCACTAaggattacactacggaatgtaaaacaataggCCTTGAAAGTAAAGATCACACTATAAAATATAATTTTCTTAACAAGTAAAAGAGtatactatggaatgtaaattgacaaCATAACTGAaagataagtttggtttgtttgggttggtatgatACGATTTTCCTCCTTACATTCATATTCTATTTATACCTTTGATCTAACCATTTTGGATCATTCTCACGTCCTGATGGTTATCATAACCATTCTCCATTACTGCTCTCTTGACACttcccacatttttttttttacttacttTGCTTCTCCTCTTGCCACTTATCATATAACCGTTCAAGTACAATCGTTTATCCATCGACCGCTCAAGCAGTACATGGCACAACCTGATACGTTCTGACTACAGTTATCGAGAAATCTCCTCCCCACATATCTGCAGATCTTCGAATACTCCATGCGTATCTGTACAGATCACATGTAATGATTGATTGAGACAGGGTATGGTGATAATGTGGATGGATATTCGACAATGTTAGCAGTGCCATAAAGCCGAATTAAGGAGATTTGTTAATCACAGGTGATTGTATGGCCCATCCTTCGTGTGCATATTGGCCTCTAGGCTTTTCCATGTGCCGATGTTGCACACATGTTGAACATCTGAACCATTCAACAGGTTGGCCAAGTCATTAAGGTGTCATGGGCGCCATTTTTTTAAGACTCGAATGATTTCAATATGATTCGCCTTGAGTTTGGTGTTACCCGATCTAGTTTGATAAAATGAGTTGCCTTCGAAGTCACTGCTGACTCGGGAGGTCGCAATTCGACTCGAGAGCTAGTCGGAGCGGATCGATAGTTAGGTGGTGTTGCAATTTATCGGGCCTGTTACTATTCAATCAAATATGAGGCCACTGGAGTTAGTGAATTGCATGTATTCAATCAAATTTGTGCGATTAGGATAGTGGAGTATGCCAAAGTCCTATTTGACTCAAGTTCGGTTAAATGCTTGTGACTAAAGTGGTAAATCAACTTTATGATTAGATTTAGTTAAGTTGACATAATTGTCCAACTACTAATATTGTAGCGATCAAGTAATTTAGAAGGGGATAATTAGTCCTTTTGAatgtattattatttttcttaaactAAGGACTTTTCTTTTAATAGTGATTACGAGCTTTGGGTTTCCCAGTAATGTAGTAATAAACGAAAGGAATTAAAATCTAAAGGCTGAATTGTTGATTTTTGTTGATTTAATATGAAGTTTAGTATATTtaatgagaaaataaaataagcagataaataaataaaagataaatatctGCGATCACCTATGTGAATAAACATCATCGGTAGGATGTGATCGGGGTGTGATCTTATAAAGACTTGATTGATCAGAGATTTGATTGTGGATACTTTCACTACAATAATGGCATTGAACAACATTGATCTATGCTACCTTAAACTTCAAATGTTCTGTAGTGGGATTGGACAGAAGTAGAGAAACTAAAGCTAAAAATGGGATAAACAATGTTGGGTTGTGTGATGGTTCGGTTGGTTCCTTAGAGATTTTCATTGAGTGCTCCCTATATGGCTTAGTTGGTTCCCTGGAGCTAAAAGATATCCTCAAGGTGTGAGTAGAATTTTATCT
Proteins encoded in this window:
- the LOC131221942 gene encoding pentatricopeptide repeat-containing protein At1g03560, mitochondrial, with translation MRKSPRFPFFSPPKPFPSLQNPSPLFHPSNPPPSSQPSISFNPTVSTSRLDLPKLFSTSLPPPEWMEPFVDVSDLAVQNPKNLQPSPWLDRVAHLLQESPAVESDLDAFCRKFLIRLSPNFVAHLLDSPNLSKTPKTAFQFFRWAEKQRNYDHKLDSYVSLIDILSSAGGELDTIRQLIAEIKVKEFAMTAHASNSLIRSLGVSGMIEELLWVWRWMKESGIEPGIFTYNFLMDGLVNSNFLESAERVFETMEGGKIRPDVVTYNILIKGYWKAGKTQKAMERFQEMEVKDILPDKITYLTLMQSCYSDGGLDVCLGLYHEMEEKGIEIPPHAYSLVISGLCREGNPTEGLAVFQSMIRQGCKPNVAIYTALIDSFAKIGKEEEAMKLFERMEEEGLEPDEVTYSVVVNGLCKAGNLEKAMECYKLCREKGVPINAVFYSSLIDGLGKSGMVHEAEKVFEGILEKGCVRDSYCYNALIDAFAKAGNMEKALALFKRMEDEGCDQTVYTYTILINGLFKKHKNEEALKLWEAMIDKGITPTPASFRALSTGLCLSGKVARACKILDDLAPMGVIPETAFEDMINVLCKAGRIEQACKLADGVVDRGREIPGRVRTVMINALRKAGNADLAIKLMHSKIGIGYDRWGSIKKRVKFRVLLDG